Part of the Chloroflexia bacterium SDU3-3 genome, CTCCGCATCATTTTGCTGGCGAAGGCCAGCAACGAGCAGTTGCGCATTCACCTCTTGCAGGTCGTGAAGTTGCTGCTGGGGGTCTCTCGAGTTCACAAGGACCGCAGGATCATGTTTGGGAGATCCTATCATTTGGGTTCTCCGCCATGGGTACCATTGCTGGAACCCGATGTGATGAGGAAACGGTGGAGGAATAACAGCAGGGGTGTGCGAGACATGCGCCAACCAAACACCATGGGAGCATGTCTCCGGTCAGAATCGCTAGGTCGGGACGTGACTACAAAGGCAGATACGGTCGGCACTATCGTACCATACGATGGCTGGAGCGGGGAAGCCGCAGTGGGGCTGTGTGGGCAATCGGCTGGCTCTGCACGTGGATATGTATCTTGATCACGCGCATCCCGATATGGTGCTCAACCGCCTGTTTCAGCTCACGCTGAAGCTCGCTGGTCACAACGGGCAGCAGCGCATTGGGCGCGAGCGTGATCGCGCACTGGATGTGTAGGCCCTGAGGGAGCAGCTGGATCTGTGGCTCAAGCTGGAGCACCTGGGGGTGCTGTGCCGCCGTATAGGCGATCAGCCGACGGACGCTTTCAATCTGCACGCTCACCTGCCCAACGGCATCATCCCGAATAATCAGGGGCGGCAGCTGTGCCTTCGGGCGCAGTTCATACCAGCCGATCAGCAGGCCGACCACAAGGATGGCCAGCATCCCCAGGCCGATCAGCACCTGTTGTGGCGCATCCACGCTGGCCAAGCCTGCCAGCCAGATGGAGAAGACCGTTTCACGCAGAAGCGGGGGGAGGATCTGCGCTGGCGGAAGGATGCCAAAAGTGATCAGCGCGATGGCGATGGCACTCGCGCTGATGAGCAAATCGAGCAGTAGAATGACGATTCGATTGATATAATTCATGGCGGCTCCCAGTATATAACGGTGGGTCGACGGGCAGGCGGGTTTCAACGGTGGTGGGCCATGGCTTGCTATGGCCCACCGCTGCCATCTAGGCAACCCGTGGCGCGGTACGAGCTACTTCAGGGGTGGGAGACGTATCCTCAGGAAAGTAGAGATCGACCACATCGATATTGACCTCGGTGACAATCAGTCCGGTCATCTCCTGCATGCGGCCGATAATATTTTT contains:
- a CDS encoding Asp23/Gls24 family envelope stress response protein, with product MNYINRIVILLLDLLISASAIAIALITFGILPPAQILPPLLRETVFSIWLAGLASVDAPQQVLIGLGMLAILVVGLLIGWYELRPKAQLPPLIIRDDAVGQVSVQIESVRRLIAYTAAQHPQVLQLEPQIQLLPQGLHIQCAITLAPNALLPVVTSELQRELKQAVEHHIGMRVIKIHIHVQSQPIAHTAPLRLPRSSHRMVR